AGGTTGAGCTGTTCGGGTGAGTGCGACGTGATCATCGAGAGCACCAGGGTGCGAAGGAATTCGGACTTCCCCGATCCGGTGGCGCCGATACACAGACCGTGCGGCCCCATCCCGCCCTCGGCCGCCTCCTTGATGTCCAGTTCGATGGGCTGACCGTTCGGGGTGATACCGATCGGCACACGCAGCCGTTCACGGGGGGACCGCTGCCGCCACACCTGCTCGGGCACGATCGCCGCGGCATCGGGAATCTTCAGCAACGCCATCAGACCCGGGTCGACCGCCCTCGAGTCGGCCTCCAGGCTGACGATGTGGGCGGCGTTCGCCGGACGGTAGCGCCCGATTCGCCGTGCCGTCGTCTCCGCCTCGGCGACGGTGATCGTGTCCGGGGTCGCGAACCGCTCGACCCCCACCGCGGTGCGCGCTGCCACGTCGTCGCCTTCGACGACCAGTTGCAGGCTGCGCCTTGCGGAGGCACCCGGGCGCAGGCCGTTCAGATCGAGCAGCGTCACACTGTCCAACCCGGCATCGGTGATCAATTGCTCGTCGCCGGTGACGAATCCGTCGTCGAGGACGACGACGAGTTGTTTGAGTCCCTGGGTCGGCTGCGCATTGCGCGTGAACCGGCCGCGCTCCACCAGCTCGGCCGCGAGTGCGGTCTCCATCAGCTCCAGCGTCGGGAACAACAGCCGCATCGAACCCATTCCGTCGCGCGTCACCGAATGCTGCGCATGCGGCAGCCATTTGACCCAGCTCCAGTTCTCCCCGTCCGGGTTGGCCGTGACCACAGCCACCTGGACATGATCAGGTCCGTGAAAGGCGCACAGTTCCAACACCATCGAGCGCACCAACTGCCGCGCGAGCGCGCGATCTCCTTCGAACGTAATGGTGGGGAAAGCTCGCAGTGACACTGCGGTCGGCAGTGCGTGCACCACGGAATGGGTCTTGACGAACCGGCGCAGCGCCACCGTCGACACCGGTTCCAGGTCTTCGGGCGGTCCGGTCTCGGGAGCCATCAAGCGCGTCGCCAACCGGTGGGTTCCGATCCCGACCCGGATATGGCAGTAGTCGGCGTCGCTGGGCCGCCGCTCCCACATCCGACGAGTGCCCACCACGTCGGTCAGCGCCCGCGGATCAGGATGGCTCCACTCCAGCGCGGTACGTTGTTCGGCCCCGGTGGTATCGGCCTCCTCGCGAAGATTCGCCAGATAACTGAAGTAGTCCTTGCGTTCCTCGTTGAGCTCGGCGGCGGCTTTGCCATTCCGGTTCCCACCGCCCATGAACATGCCGACCATCGACATGATCATCATCATCGGAAAGAGCAGGAACATCGGATTTCTGGCCATGTCCCGGCCACCGACCGTGACCATCAACGCGATCATGCCGATGACCGCCACCAACATCACGAACGGCATCAGGCGCATCATCAGATTGCCCGGGATTGCCCGCGGCACTTCGGGCGGTGCGGCCAGGTTGACCTCGCCGCCGGGCATCCTCGGCGGCGCCACCCGAAGGCGGCGGACAAATCCCTGCGTACTCAACCTTCCCTCCCCGGAAGCCTCGGAGCCGGATGCTGGGTATTGTTCGAGTCGAGCAATCCCATTGCGCAGGAGGCCGACTGGATTGTGACCCTACTTGAATCAGAGCTCGAACCCGAAGCTGAACCCGAACTCAGCCGACTCACCCTGGTAGTCGGCGAGCTGAACATCGACGTCGGGTTGCCTGCACACGTCAGCATCGCCCAATACATTCCCGATGTCATCGATATCGCGAATGAACAGATCGCGGCGAATGACTCGCTCATCGAGTTCGACGCCGGCGACGGGCTGTGGACGCTGGCTCCGCTGGGCGGTGAGCCGATCGCCCCACACCTTTCGCTGGGCGAGGCCGGCATCTACGACGGCGATCTCCTGATGATCTGCGCGGTGGGTCAACCGGTCAGTCCGCTGCTGTTCGACGATGTCGACGACACCGGGGCCGACGCCCCCGGAGCGGTACGCGGCTGGGTTGCCGACAACGCGCCCGCGCTCGCCGGTTTCGGTGTCACCGCGGCGGCCGCGGTAACCCTGGCGTCGGTGGTGTCGCATTGGGCGTCGCAGCCTGCGGTGCCTGCGGCGGTGCTGGCCGTCGGCGTGGTGGGGATGCTGCTGGCCTGCCTGGTCGCGCACCGGTCGGTGCTCGCCACGGCGTCGGCCTGGACCACCGCGGTCTCGGCACCACTGGTATTCGCGGGCTCGCTGTACCTGGTGCCCGGCGGTTCAGGGGTCACCTCGCTGCCGATGGCCTTCGCTCTCACCGCGTTCGGCGCACTGGTGGTGTTACTGGTTTCGGGAACCGGGTCGGCCGTGTACACCGCGATCATCGCGGCGTGCGCTTTCGGCGGCGTCAGTTCCGCGGCAATGTTGCTGTGGCAGCCACCCATCCGCACTGTCGGAGCTTTGCTCGCGACCGCCGCCGTTATCGTCGTCTACCTCGCGCCGCGCGTGACGATCGGCCTGTCCAAACTGCCGATCCCGCGCGTTCCCACTGCGGGCGAACCGCTCGATGACATCGAAACCCAAGGCGGTCCCACGGTCGAGGGCGTCAACGCGATCGGCAAGCAGATCATCCCGACCGAGGAAGACCTGATCAACCGGGTTCGGCGGGCCAACCAGCACCTCACCGGGATTCTGGTCGCTGCCGCACCGGCAGCTCTGGTGGGCTGCTATCTGTCGGTGGATGTCAGCAACGGCTTCTACTGGCAGGGAACAGTTTTCGCCATCATGGTGGCCACGGTGCTGTGCCTGCGCGGCCGCGGCCACCATGACCTGGTGCAGTCGGCGACGCTGATCGGCAGCGGACTGACCATTGCCACCGTCGTGGTGCTCAAGACCGCGCTGTACGTCGAGGGGTGGCAGATCCGTGCGGTGGTGGCACTGCTCGCGCTGATGGTGCTGATCTTGGCCTGCGGGCTGGCCGCGCCGCTGCGCGAGTTCTCCCCCGTGATGCGCCGTCAGGTCGAGATACTCGAGTACATCGCCGTCGGATCGCTTTTCCCACTGTGCTTCTGGATCATCCGGGTGTACGCGTTCTTTCGCGAGATGCGCCTCTGACGTTGGATCAGCGCGCTGACACCTTCGTGCTGTCCGGGTCGGCGGCCATCCCGTCATGCGCCACCAGCGCCGCTTCCTGCGACAGTTCCGGTCCCGGGGGCAACAGCGATATGACTGCCCACGGCGCCCACTGAGGGGCATTGGCCGGACCGTCGGGGACCTTCACTCCACCGACCCCGAGCGCGTCGGCCGTCGGCAGATCCTTGATGTGGTAACGGACCCCGGTGTCGGAGACATAGAACAGCTGGCCCGTCGAGCGACTGTCCGGGTCACTGCCGGTGGCCTGCACGTACTCCCCGGCTCCCGGCGTCAGATACACCGAGTCCACGGCCGGTCCGCTGCCGTCGGCACTGGCCAGCCGCACCGTCTGGGCCCCGTCGGCGGTGGGCAGCCGGTGCCCGGCCAGCAGCCGAACGTCAGCCTGGGCATCGGTGTTGGACCGCTGCCAGCCCATGCACACCACCCGATCGGGAGTAGGTGACACGATGCGCGGAGAAACCAACGGGTAGTGGTCGACGGCCAACCGGTGCACGGTCGGCACCTCGGCAAGTGTTGCCGGGGCGATCTCGTCGGCCTGCCCGGTTGCCACCTCACCGGACGCGCCGTACCGGATGATGTCGGCCGTGGCCTGCGAAACCGGTTGCAGCCCTTCGCGTAACACGACGTAAAGCTGTTCCCCGCGCGAGTCAACCGATTTGACGATGGCGCCGACGGGATGTTCCGGCCCGAGCAGCCCCGGCTCCCCCGATCCCTGGATCAGCACCGGCGTGATGGGGTCCGCCAGCGGGAAGGTGTTGAGCAGGGCGAGCGACATCGGCCGGGTTTCGGCACCTTGGAGGTGAAGTCCGTTGACCAGCACAGGATCTGACAGATCGATCGGGGCGCGCACGCCGCGGTATACCAGGTAGGTGGTCCCACCGGATTCGGTGAGGATCGCCTCGCCGGCGTCGACCGGCCTGATTGCGTCGTCGAGCACGGGATCGTTGGCCAGCACGGTGGTCTGCAGGCTGGGCGTGCCGGTGGTCTCGGTGACCGCGGGCATCAGCAGGTTGTCGCAGACCGTCCACGACGACATCGCCAGGTCATCGCCGTGGTTGATGCTCGCGGGGGCACCGACGATGCCGACCATGGGGCCGCGGGGTACGGCATCGAGGAATTTGTCGTCGACCTGCTTGGGGCTGTCGTTCTTGCCGATGATCAGCCGTGCCGACGCCAGATTCAGCACCGGATGGATCTGATCACCGATGCGAACGAACGGCGCACCGCTGGACTTGCTCAGCACGATCTGTGCGTCCCCGATGTTGGGGGTGGGCTTGAAGAATGCCATCACGGCCGAGGCTCCGGTGATCAGGACGGCGATCACCGCCCCGACGATGAGCGCTCGCGTCTGACCCCGCATCGGGTCGTGGATCATCCGTGAATCGCCTCGGATGAGCGCATGCTCGAGCCGCCGGATCAGGAAACGGTAACCGTTCACCTGGGCGCGAGTGGTAACTTGCGCTGGCATGCGTAGGGTATAGCACGTCCGCACCACCTCGACATGAAGCCGAGCGACAACTATTTGAAATGCGATGCGTCCATTGGCTTTCGCAGCAAAGCTGACCACTGCCGGCGATACCGGTCCGCAGCGGCTCGTTCCCCTGGCCGATCTGATTGCGCTGCAAATTGTCGTCGCCGTCGGCATCGTCGTGGCGCTCGGCCTGAACCGACCCGGATGGCAGGGCGCGGTCGCCGGGCTGGTGATGGCGCTGCTGCTCGTTTCCCCGCTGGCCGGGGGTACGACATTGCCCCGCGCTCTCGGGCTGCGCTGGGGGTTCCTGCGTAACCGCCGCAGACGGACCGGCAAGAACGCGCCGGGGCCGCTGCCTACCGAACCTTTCGACGTTCCGACATCCGATGGTCTGCAGATCGGATTCCGTTGGAACGGCACGACTTTGCTGTCGTTGCTCAAGATCGACGAAAACCCCAGGGCTCTGACGGTTCTGGAGCCAGGAGTCACCGTGTCCGGTGAGATGGTTCCGGTACAGGCCCTGCTGGACTGTCTGCGTCAGTTCGACATCACGCTCGAATCCATCGACATCATCAGCCAGGGTGCCCGCTCGGCGGGCCACACCGATGTCGCAGCGGTGTATGACTCCGTGCTGGGGCCGCTGCCCGCTATCGCGCAGCGCACAGTGTGGATCGCCGTGCGGTTCAACCCGTCACGTTGCGCTGAGGCGGTACGGCGCCGAGGCGGCGACCGTGACGGCATCCTGCGGGCGGCCACCACCGCTACCCGCCGCGTCGCCAATCGCCTGGCAGAAGCCGGCCTGCAGCCCCGGTTTCTGTCGGCGAGCGGCATCGCGGCGGCCACCAATCAACTCAGCGACGGGGTCAGCCTCGGCACGGTAGAGGAGACCTGGGAGGACTGCCGGGAAGGCCAGTTCCGGCTGTCCAGCTTCGCGGTGCAGCCCGACATGCTGACCACGGCGGGCCTGGGACTGCTGTGGACAGTGCCCAGCTATTCGACCACGGTGTGTCTGTCGCTGCGTGAGGCAGCCGAGGACGGTC
The window above is part of the Mycolicibacterium fortuitum subsp. fortuitum genome. Proteins encoded here:
- the eccD gene encoding type VII secretion integral membrane protein EccD; translation: MTLLESELEPEAEPELSRLTLVVGELNIDVGLPAHVSIAQYIPDVIDIANEQIAANDSLIEFDAGDGLWTLAPLGGEPIAPHLSLGEAGIYDGDLLMICAVGQPVSPLLFDDVDDTGADAPGAVRGWVADNAPALAGFGVTAAAAVTLASVVSHWASQPAVPAAVLAVGVVGMLLACLVAHRSVLATASAWTTAVSAPLVFAGSLYLVPGGSGVTSLPMAFALTAFGALVVLLVSGTGSAVYTAIIAACAFGGVSSAAMLLWQPPIRTVGALLATAAVIVVYLAPRVTIGLSKLPIPRVPTAGEPLDDIETQGGPTVEGVNAIGKQIIPTEEDLINRVRRANQHLTGILVAAAPAALVGCYLSVDVSNGFYWQGTVFAIMVATVLCLRGRGHHDLVQSATLIGSGLTIATVVVLKTALYVEGWQIRAVVALLALMVLILACGLAAPLREFSPVMRRQVEILEYIAVGSLFPLCFWIIRVYAFFREMRL
- the eccE gene encoding type VII secretion protein EccE, which produces MRPLAFAAKLTTAGDTGPQRLVPLADLIALQIVVAVGIVVALGLNRPGWQGAVAGLVMALLLVSPLAGGTTLPRALGLRWGFLRNRRRRTGKNAPGPLPTEPFDVPTSDGLQIGFRWNGTTLLSLLKIDENPRALTVLEPGVTVSGEMVPVQALLDCLRQFDITLESIDIISQGARSAGHTDVAAVYDSVLGPLPAIAQRTVWIAVRFNPSRCAEAVRRRGGDRDGILRAATTATRRVANRLAEAGLQPRFLSASGIAAATNQLSDGVSLGTVEETWEDCREGQFRLSSFAVQPDMLTTAGLGLLWTVPSYSTTVCLSLREAAEDGLVQVRGLVRFDSDVRVPTQLRGLIPLHGRQFSALAATLPIPALPGARPIEHWASGLRTDALDELALPASGCGQVIGADQEGRAVALPLFGPQIRRVEIAGTLHLAQQVVLRSLALGARVLVHTRRPAFWRDMVDVVGRHDLLWVADFNRRALQAGSERNYTVEMFDGVPEQSVRVGVTAMVVAPPNTPASEQADVVLDLISLERDTVKVSTQAGSAVVTMVATDEEMRYLRASANCTD
- the eccB gene encoding type VII secretion protein EccB, which gives rise to MPAQVTTRAQVNGYRFLIRRLEHALIRGDSRMIHDPMRGQTRALIVGAVIAVLITGASAVMAFFKPTPNIGDAQIVLSKSSGAPFVRIGDQIHPVLNLASARLIIGKNDSPKQVDDKFLDAVPRGPMVGIVGAPASINHGDDLAMSSWTVCDNLLMPAVTETTGTPSLQTTVLANDPVLDDAIRPVDAGEAILTESGGTTYLVYRGVRAPIDLSDPVLVNGLHLQGAETRPMSLALLNTFPLADPITPVLIQGSGEPGLLGPEHPVGAIVKSVDSRGEQLYVVLREGLQPVSQATADIIRYGASGEVATGQADEIAPATLAEVPTVHRLAVDHYPLVSPRIVSPTPDRVVCMGWQRSNTDAQADVRLLAGHRLPTADGAQTVRLASADGSGPAVDSVYLTPGAGEYVQATGSDPDSRSTGQLFYVSDTGVRYHIKDLPTADALGVGGVKVPDGPANAPQWAPWAVISLLPPGPELSQEAALVAHDGMAADPDSTKVSAR